A stretch of DNA from Pan troglodytes isolate AG18354 chromosome 21, NHGRI_mPanTro3-v2.0_pri, whole genome shotgun sequence:
TCCAGTCCGTAGCAGGCACAAAGACGCACGTCCTGCAGCCTCAGGCACAGATACTAGGGGACATGACTGTGGGGGAGGCCCCCGATGCTGCTTCCCCATCTTTTATCCAAATATAGCCCTCCTTGGTACAGGAAGGGCAGGCCTCCCCGACCCCAACGAAGCTTGGGGACACAGTGCACTGTCACTCATAGGAGTGAAAAGACTGTCCCCGGAAAGTCAGGAGGCAGCGCAGGGATACCACGTGCTGCAGGCTGCCAGTAGGGGTGCCCTCCCGGGGGCTGGGCCTGAGCTTGAGAGCCAGGCGGGCAGAAGGTCTTGAGACGAGGACGGCACCATCTCCTTCCGGTGGGAGGCACTACCTCCATCTACCGCCCAGAGGGCCAGGCTGGGGTTGACTTTCCCTACGTCCTAAGGTTACATCCTGTACTGAGGATCTCACCTGTGGGACATGTTCCGCTTTTAACACTTACGTTGGAAATAACCCTGGGTTCTGAAAGTGGGGGACAGGTTCATTGCATCCCCTGGCACCTGGTCCTGAGCTCTGAAAATGGAGCAATAAATGCACTGCAGGGGTGTCGGGGGGGACAGGTGAGGGGAGCAGGTGAGAGGGGGCAGGTGAGGGAGAACAGGTGGGGGGCAGGTGAGGGGGCAGGTAAGAGAGAACGTGAGGGAGTACAGGTGGGTGGACAGGCGAGGGGGGCAGGTGAGGAGGGACAGGTGAAGGGGGGAAGGTGACAGGGGGCAGGTGGGGGGGCAGGTGAGGGGTGGGTAGGGTGGGGGCAGGTAAGCAGGGACAGGTGACAGGGGTAGGTAAGAGGGGGAGCAGGTGAGGGGTGGGTAGGGCCGGGAGACACACGCCAGCAGAGAACTGAGCATCACGGAGGCATGAGGCGTGACACCTGGACTGAAGGCCCCACTAACAtcagtgttcttgtctggctcttTGTCTCTTTCAGATACTTGTTCCCAGGACCTTAACTCAGGTGTGAAGCCAGGATTTCCTAAAACAATAAAGACCAACGACCCAGGAGTCCTCCAAGCAGCCAGATATAGTGTTGAAAAGTTCAACAACTGCACGAACGACATGTTCTTGTTCAAGGAGTCCCGCATCACAAGGGCCCTAGTTCAGGTAACGGTCTGGGTTCTGGTCACATGTCACGGACACCCCTAGGAAGCTGAGCTGCTACAACGCGACACCTAGGAGAGCAGGGCGGATCTAATGTGAAGTCCCTGCTGAGTGCAGAGCTCTGAGCAGAAAGCAGATGCACACGGGGTGGGAGTGGACAGCAGCAGCTGAGGCCAGCATCCCCCAGGGCCAAGCACAAAGGTTACACAAAGCACACGGCTCCTGGGTGACCAGGCCCCTGGCCCAGAGCCTACTAGGCATGGGGTAAGGAGGTGCCAGGGCCCTAATGGGGCTCCTGAGGCAGGCGCCAAGGCTGATGGGGGAGAAAGCCGCTGTCCGAGGAGCTGCCCCTGCTGGGACCAGAGTCCTCACCCGGCCTCACCCCTCACGTGCCCTGCAGCCCAGAGGTGTCTTTGCCACTTTCCCCCTGGAGTGCTCACTCACATCCCAGAGTCCGAGAGCTCTGCCCAAGCCACTGCCCTTTCCCTGACTCATTCCTACTGCGCCCGCTCAGCACCCTCCCTCCTAGAGGACCCTCGTCTGTGTCCTGAGAACACCCACTTGCTAATGTGGGATGCAGGCTGTGGATGACACCCACCACCGTGTGCTGGTGCCTGTAAGGGGCAGAAGCAGCCCTGTCCAAGGCAGTCTTCACAGTGTTCATGGTTATGCTGGGTCACAGGGAGGGGTGATTTTTATAACCTAATTATTTTTGACAATTGCAAACTTGTGAAGGGCAGCATGTTTTCATATGAGAAGCGTGGGTGTGTAGCCAGAGTTCTCGCTCCGCAGCCTGGCCTCAGGGACAGGGGATCTTCCCTGGGTGATGCAGGCCCTCCCTCCTTCTCCGGGTAGGCCAGTGGGATGCCCTGGGTCTGAGTCCTCGGGGTTCTCTGGGAGGGGACTTGGAGGTTGTCTCTCTCTAGCTTGGTGATATTGGGGACAACGTAATTCCCCTAAAGCTGAGACTAAAACCTGAGGAATTTTTCTTCAACTCCTCTAAGACCACAAATGAGAATGAACAAGGCGGCTGCCATATCCAAGTGGAGAAGGGCTGTCCAGAAACTCAAAACTCCCGACCCCAGGAATGGAGAGGGGAAGCCCGCAGACCCCAGGCCTGACACAGAGGCCACAAGAAACAGCCATCATGGGGCTGGAGTGAGGGCTGCAGGGCGGGCCCAGCAGGGCATGCAGGAGACCTAGTGTGACGTCCCTCCTGAGTGCAGAGCTCTGGCCAGAAAGGAGACATCTGTCTCAGGAAGGGGCACAAACCCAGCacggggcagggaggggagtggGAGGGGTCTGCAGGCTCTGCCGTAAGCCCGAAGCATTGCCTCAAGATGCTGGCCCACTTCCCTTCTCCTCGGTGGGCACCTGCACCGCTGTCTTGAGGCCCCGCTTCCTAGTGGAGgagcctgccctccctcccctgtgCCCAGTAACTCAGTCCCTTTGCTCCCTCCAGATAGTGAAAGGCCTGAAATATATGCTCGAGGTGGAAATTGGCAGAACTACCTGCAAGAAAAACCAGCACCCACGTCTGGATGACTGTGACTTCCAAACCAACCACACCTTGAAGCAGGTAAAGCAGCAGGCCCTTCTCTCAGATGTGCCCTCTCTTCCCCAGCCCACTCCCTCCCAGGACTGTGAAAAACACCGTCACCACGTCTCTAACGCAGCACCCCAAACCTCACCCCTGAGGAAGCCAGGACTCCTGGACTCCCGCACGACCGAGGATCCGGGAGAACAGGAGGTAGAGCCTGTGCCAGGAGCTCCTCAGATGACATCCTCCGGTCCCAGAGGCGGAGACACAGCTCTGGAAGAGCGTCCTGGGGTGCGGGTGGAGAGGGTTAGAGTAAGAAAAGCTTTCAAACAAtccagaaattatatatatatcatatacatacatatgatatatatcatatgtatatcatatatagcaTATCTCtgcagagagagcaagagaacgGGAACACAGCAACATTTAGCAATTACAGAGGTGAAAAGCGCATCTTCTTACATCGTTCTTTCAAGTTTTCTgtaggtttgaaatttttcaaaatgaaaaatagggGCAGGAGAAGAGCTCCTCCATGAGGACCACCCCTCCACGGGCAGAGGGCTCCCCGCAGGGAAAGTCTAAGCTCTCAGGTGTGCCCTTCTCTGTTTCAGactctgagctgctactctgaAGTCTGGGTCGTGCCCTGGCTCCAGCACTTCGAGGTGCCTGTTCTCCGTTGTCACTGACCCCCGCCTCTTCAGCAAGACCACAGCCGTGACAAACACCAGGATGCATGCTCCTTGTCCCCTCCCACCCGCCTCATGACCCAGCCTCACAGACCCTCTCAGGCCTCTGACGAGTGAGCAGGTGAAGTGCCACTGGGTCACCACAGGGCAGCTGGAATGGCAGCATGGTAGCGCCTCCTAACAGATTAAATAGATCACATTTGCTTCTAAAATTAACTCCTGTTTCTGAGGCTGCGCACCTAGATTCCGGGTCTGGGTGCAGGGGACTGAGTCAATGGAGGGAGTTGTGAAACTAAGGGATGATCCCCTGTGGCTACAGGCCCCCAGGAGAGCAGGGGTACAGCTCTGGGTCTGAATAATCAGcagagatgtgggtggggacactgtTGGCCACTGGGCGCCTTGACCGGTTGTGATGAACACAACTGGGAATCAAGATGAACAGCCAGCAGCAGCCATGCCGGCCCTTTTAGGGGAGAGTCGGGAGGTGAGGCAAGCCTTACCAGGGATCCCCCTTACCAAGGGGTCTGACAAGTTGAAGTTACTTCCTCTGGGGGCCTGGCCAGCCTGAGCTGCTAGCTATAACCCCCCGAAGGCCAAAGCCCCAGAACAGGTGAGCTGTCCACACCAGGAGCAGCAGGGCCACAACTGTGCCTCCCTGAGTTTCAGGCCTCCCAGGGACTTGCCCTGCTGCCTGAGTGGGGGCAGAGCAGCAGACTGCTTCCCAGAGCCCTCCAGAGAGGACGCCCCACTGAAGATGACTGTGTTGGGGGTGCACGAGGAGGGAGAGGCCACCGAGGGCTGGAGGGCACCAGGATTGGAAGAAGACTGGAAGAAGTGCCAGACTGGGCTACCTTGAGCCCTGGGCGCCCCAGAGGACTCTGCTGTGCAGCCAAGGTTCGAGTCAGTGCCCTGCCATGATCCACAGGCTGCAGGGGCCACTGCCCAGTCAGGCACTGTCACCCTTGCTCCCAGCTTCACCTGTGCTTTCTCCAGTCACATCCCCGGGAGGCTGGCTCGGCTGTGCCAGCTGTGACTCTGGCAGTCACTAACCTAACCCCTTGGAGCCTCAGTTCCCATTGGTGCAATGAGGCCATGTCTTCTGGAATCATTAAGAGTCAGCGTATGTGAACAACTTTCAGAACTACAGACCACTCTGCAAGTGTAGTAAGCTGATGATAAAAATCTCAAACTGAGATCTCTGTCCTATGAAACGTAATAGCTGAATCTTGATGGAGTTTCTGTAAGGGATAACAGAGGCACACAAT
This window harbors:
- the CST7 gene encoding cystatin-F produces the protein MLPEKALHGHPQLPRTVPTRAAMRAAGTLLAFCCLVLSTTGGPSPDTCSQDLNSGVKPGFPKTIKTNDPGVLQAARYSVEKFNNCTNDMFLFKESRITRALVQIVKGLKYMLEVEIGRTTCKKNQHPRLDDCDFQTNHTLKQTLSCYSEVWVVPWLQHFEVPVLRCH